GAGACGATCGAGGCGCGCTTCGAGACGCTGGACGACCGGTTCAAGGCCTGCCGGGGGGACGACCGCCTCGAGCGGCTTCACACGGGCTGCCGCTGGGCCGAGGGCCCGGTCTACTTCCCTGCGGGCCGGTTCCTGGCCTGGAGTGACATCCCCAACGACCGGATGCTCCGCTGGGACGAGATGACCGGCACCGTCGGCCCGTTCCGGCAGCCCGCCGGCTACACCAACGGCCACACCGTCGACCGCGAGGGCCGGCTGGTCTCCTGCGAACAGGGCAACCGCCGGGTCACCCGGACCGAGCACGACGGCTCCATCACGGTGATCGCCGACCGATGGGAGGGCAGGCGGCTCAACAGCCCCAACGACGTGGCGGTGAGGTCGGACGGGTCCATCTGGTTCACCGACCCGTCCTACGGCATCGACACCGACTACGAGGGCCACCGCGCGCAGAGCGAGATCGGGGCCTGCCACGTCTACCGCGTGGACCCGGTGACCGGAGAGGTGCGGATCGTGGCCGACGGCTTCGTCCGGCCCAACGGCCTGGCCTTCTCTCCCGACGAGTCCACGCTCTACATCGTCGACACCAGGGTCAACCACATCAGGGCGTTCGGAGTGAACGAGGACGGCACGCTGTCGGGTGGCGAGGTGCTCGCCACGTGCACGTCCGGCGCCTTCGACGGCATCCGGCTGGACACCGACGGACGGATCTGGGCCGCGGCCGGGGACGGCGTGCACTGTTTCGACCCCGACGGCACGCTGATCGGCAAAATCCATGTTCCCGAGACCGTGTCCAACATCTGCTTCGGCGGTCTCAAGCGCAACCAGCTGTTCATCACGGCCACGACCTCGGTCTACACCATCATGCTCACCGTGAACGGCGCCACCCGGCCCGCGTAGACCGGCGGGGCCGCCTCCGCGACCGGCGGGGGAGCCACCGTCCACCACGGAGGTACGGCCCGCACCCTCGGGCGCGGGCCGTACCGGACCGAGGCCTACTCCCACCGGAACAGCCGTGCGGCCAGCGCCCCGGCGACGAGCACGGTCACCGCCATGACCACCAGGTGCAGCGGCTGGGGCGCGTGGCCCGCCCACGTGTCGCGGAGCGCCTGGGCGAAGGGCGCCATCGGCAGGAAGTCGCCGATCTGCCGTGCCAGGTCCGGCAGGAGCTCCCGGGGGATCCACATGCCCGCCAGGAAGAGCAGCGGGAACATCAGGAGCGAGCCGATGCCGGGCGCGGCCTTGGCGTTGGGCGCCACGGCGGCGATCAGCAGGCCGAGGCCGAACATCGAGGCGCTGCCGAGCACGAACACGCCCGCGAACGCCAGGGGGTTCCCGGGCAGCGCGATGCCGAGGACGAGGTTGCCCAGGCCGACCAGCAGGGCGGTCGCGACGACCGCCACCGCGACGTTGTTCACGACCTGGGCGACCAGCAGCCGGACCGGGCCGACCGGAGTGGTGGACATCCGGCGCAGCACGCCGCTCTCCCGGTAGCCCACCAGGACGGCCGGTAGCCCGGTCAGCGCCATGGTGACCACGGACAGGATCACCATCATGCCGGGGAGCTGGGTGTCGATCACCCGCTGCCCGCCCAGCCCGGGATCCGCCTCCTGGAAGCCGGGGATGCTGCCCAGCCCCAGCAGGAGTGCCAGGGGGAGCAGGATCGCGAAGATCGGGCCGCCCGGCTCCCGCAGGAAGAGCTTCGCCTCGGTCAGGATCATCTTGTTCATCTCAGTCCTTCCATCGTGGAGGCCCCGGGCTTTGGCGCTGGGGAGGAGGTCAAGCGGAGATCTTCTTTCCGGTGAGGGCGAGGAAGGCGTCGTCGAGGGTGGCCTGCTCCACCCGGAGGTCGCCGGGGACAACCCCGGCCTCGGCCAGCGCGGTGGTGACCGCGAGCAGCAGGTTCCCGGTGCCGGTGACCTCGATCCGGCCGCCGTCGCGGCTCACCCCTTCCACCTCGGGTAGGGCGCTGAGCACGGCGTCGTCGAACGCGGCCGACGGCCGGAACCTGACGCGCTGCCGGCGGTCCACCTGGGAGATCAGACCGGACGGGCTGTCGACGGCCACCACCCGGCCGGAGTCGATCACCGCGAGCCGGTCGCAGAGCCGCTCGGCCTCCTCCATGAAGTGGGTGACCAGCACGACCGTGACCCCGTCCGCGCGGACCTGTTCGATGAGCTCCCAGGTGTCGCGACGGGCCTGCGGGTCCAGGCCGGTGGTCAGCTCGTCCAGGATCGCCACCCGGGGGTTGCCGATCAGCGCCAGCGCGATGGACAGCCGCTGCTGCTGGCCGCCGGAGAGCTTGCCGTAGGGGGCGTCCCGCTTGCCGGCGAGTCCGACCCGTTCCAGCAGCGCTCCCCAGTCGGCGGGTGCCCGGTAGAAGGAGGCGTACAGGTCCAGCGCCTCCCAGACCTTGATCTTCGCGGGCATCGCGGAGCTCTGCAGCTGGACGCCGAGCTGCTCCTTGAGCTGGATGCCGCTCAGGCCGCCGAGCACCTTCACGGTGCCGGAGTCGGGAGTGCGCAGGCCGGCGACGCACTCGACGGTGGTCGTCTTGCCCGCGCCGTTGGGGCCGAGAACGCCGAAGATCTCGCCCTCCTCGACGGTGAACGACACGTCGTCCACCACGAGCTGGTCGCGGTACCGCTTGCGGAGGTTGCTGACCTCGATCACCTTCATACCGACGACGCTAGAAATCTCGCGGGCCGTCCGTAATCCGCCTGGGCGCCCGGCAGGGGTGTGGCTACCTCCACCCCCGGACGGCGTCCAGCGCCACTGGGCGGAACGGAGGCCTATCGCCGACACTGGTGGACATGAGGCGACACGTGGTGACGATCGGCCGGGCCCTGGCCCTCGGGGGGCTGGCCCTGACGGATGTCTTCCTGATCGGGCTGATCCTGGTCACCGCCGTCCTGACCGGACTGGGGATGGTCTTCTTCTTCACCCCCGTGGTCAGACTGGTCAGGCTCCGCACGACGGTCGTCAGGAGGGTGAACGGCCGATGGCTGGGTGTCGAGACGGCGCCGTCCTATCTGCCGCCGCCGCCCCCGCCCCACCGTCAGCCGGACGGCTGGTACCGCCATGACCGCCAGCTCTACAAGACGCCGTGGTGGCCCGCCTGGAACAACCGCTGGAAGTGGATGTTCACCGACCCGGCCACCTGGCGGGACGTCCTCTGGTTGTCGCTGAACCCGATCGTCGGCGGAAGCCTCCTGCTGCTGCCCCTGGCCGGAGTCGGGTACGGCCTGGCCATGCCGTGGTACTGGGCTCCGCAGACCGCTCCCCTGGGTGTGGCCGTCGCCGTGGCGGGGGTCGCCGCGACGCCGTGGCTGCTGCGGTTCTACGGCTGGTGGAACCACCTGTGGCTCTCCCCCACCGCCAAATCCATACTGGCCGGCCGGATTCAGCGGCTCGATCAGGTCAGGCTGGAGGCGGTCGACTCCCAGGCGTCCGAGCTGCGGCGGATCGAGCGCGACCTGCACGACGGCGCCCAGGCCAGGCTCGTCGCCATGGGCATGACGCTCGGCGCGGTCGAGGAGTTGATGGACTCCGACCCGGCCGCTGCCAAGGCCCTGCTGGCCAAGGTACGCGAGGCCTCGTCCATGGCGCTCACCGAGCTGCGCGACCTGGTCAGGGGTATCCATCCGCCGGTCCTGGCCGAACGTGGCCTGGGCGACGCCGTACGCGCCCTGGCGCTGGACAGCCCGCTGAAGGTCACGGTCACCGTCGACCTGAAGGACCGCCCGGAGTCGCCCGTCGAGTCGGCGGCTTACTTCTCGATCAGTGAGCTGCTCACCAACGCGGTCCGCCACGGAGGCGCGGACCGCGTGTGGATCGACATCAGCACCCAGGGCAGGGCGCTGCGCGTCACCGTCACCGACGACGGCTCGGGCGGCGCCGATCCCGCACGGGGCAGCGGCCTGCGCGGCATCGAGCGGCGGCTGGCGGCCTTCGACGGGGTGCTCGCGCTCAGCAGCCCGCCGGCCGGTCCCACCACCGCCACGATCGACCTGCCGCACATGTCGGGCTGGGGCGCCGCCCTCCCGGAGCAGCCCCCGCTGTCCGGATGGCGGCTCGTCGTCGTCGGGCTCGGCTGGGGGCTGGGCTGGCTCCCCCTGTTCCCGCAGGGACTGGTCGCGATGGTCCTCAAGATCGTCGGATTCGAAGACAAGAGCTGGTTCCTCGCCCTCCACCTGCCCGAGCCGTGGCAGTGGCCGGTGATCATCTTCAACATCGTCCTGGGCCTCGCCATGTATGGCACGGCCCTGGCGATCCCCGCCGCACGTTCACGCAGGCAGCTGATGGCGGGAGCCGGGCCGTCCTGTCTAGGATTGGGCCGATGAGTCAACGAGTCGTCATCGCCGAGGACCTCTACCTCCTGCGGGACGGCCTGGTCCATCTGCTCCAGGCGCACGGTTTCGAGGTCGCCGCCGCCGTCGAGTCCGGGCCCGAGCTGCTGAGGGCGCTGATGGACGAGCGACCCGACGTCGCCGTGGTGGACGTACGGCTCCCGCCCACGTTCACCGACGAGGGGCTCCAGGCGGCGCTGGCCGCCCGCAGAGCCGTCCCCGGCCTGCCGGTGCTCGTGCTCTCCCAGCATGTCGAGCAGCTCTACGCCCGCGAGCTGCTGGCAGACGGCTCCGGGGCGATCGGATATCTCCTCAAGGACCGGGTGTTCAACGCCGAGCAGTTCATCGACGCGGTCCGTCGTGTCGCCGCCGGGGGCACCGCGATGGATCCCGAGGTGATCGCCAAGCTCCTGGCCAGCACCGCCCGGCACGAGCCGCTCGGCGCGCTGACCCCGCGCGAGCGCGAGGTGCTGGAGCTGATGGCCGAGGGCCGTTCCAATGCTGCGATCTCCCAGCGCCTGTTCCTCAGCGAGAGCGCGGTCGGCAAGCACACGGCCAGCATCTTCGGCAAGCTTGACCTCGCCCCGTCCGACGACGACAACCGTCGCGTTCTGGCCGTCCTGACCTACCTCAACGCCGCCCGCTCCCAGCCGTAACCGCCCACTCCGCCGGTCGGCCACGCCTCGAACGGCGGTGCCCGGGTGAGCCGCGGCCCGGCCGCGCCCCGGTGAGCCGCGGCCCGGTCGGCGGCGCCTCGGTCACTCGCGTCCGAACGGCGCCATGGCCTTGCAGCCGCCGGGGAAGTCGCGTGCCTGGGCGTGCAGATTGTCGGAGAACCGGCCGAGCAACGAGACCAGTTGGGCGCGCTCCTCGGTGGTGAACGTCTCGGAGAGCATGCGCTCGACCGCCGACGCGGAGGCGTCGGCCTCCTCCAGCACGATCCGTCCTTTCTCCGTCAGCCGGGTCTCCAGCACGTTGCGGTGCCATGGGTGCGCGGTCCGCTCGACGAGCCCCTTGTTCTCCAAATTGCCCAGGATCGTGGCCATCGTCTGCGGGGTCACCAGGCACGCACGGGCCAGCGCGGCGGCCGACATGCCCGGACTTCCGCCCAGGAAGTAGAGGGCCTGGTACTGCGGCACGGTCAGGCCGGATGGTTTGAGCACCACGTGCTTGAGCGCCATCAGCTCCTGCTCCGCCCGTTTGACGTGGCTTCCCAGTCGCTCCTCCGGAGGCATTCCCATGCACAGGATCCTACTCAATAACAGGGTTTGACTAGTTAACAGAGTTCTGTCTATTGTCAGCTCTCGTCTTTAAAGCTGAGTTCTGAGATGAGATGGCCATGACGCTCTCCCAACAGGTCGGGCACCGGCCGGGCATCACCCTGGCCGCCGTGGCGGTCGCGGGCACGATGCTGCCGATCTCCGTGATGGCCCCGGCGCTCGCCCTGTCCGCGCTCGGACGGGAGCTTTCGGCCGGGCTGGTCGGCCAGCAGTGGGTCCTGCACGGCTACAACGTCGCGTTCGCCGCGTGCATGCTTCCCGCAGGGGCGCTGGCCGACCGGTTCGGCCGCAGGCGGGTCTTCACGCTCGGCACCCTGCTGTTCGCCCTCGCCTCGCTGGTCTGCGCCGCGGCGCAGACGATCCTGGTGATGGATCTGGCCAGGGTCGTGCAGGGCGCCGCCGCGACCGGCGTGCTGACCGCGGGCAGCGCGGTCCTGGCGGCCACCTTCGAGGGGAAGTCCCGCGCCCGGGCGTTCGGTGTCCTCGGCACCGCCTTCGGCGCGGGTATCGCGTTCGGGCCGATCGTCGGCGGAGGACTGCTCGCGCTGGGCGGATGGCGTGCGGTGTTCCTGTCCAACGTCGTGGTCGGAGTGGCCGTGGTGGCCCTCGGCGTGCCGCATCTGAGGGAGTCCCGCGATCCCGGCGCCACGCGCTTCGACCGGGCCGGAGCGCTCACCTTCACCGGTGCGCTCGCCCTGTTCACCCTCGCCACCGTCGAAGGGCCGCAGCTCGGCTGGATGGACGGTGGCGTCCTCGCGATGTTCGCGGGCGCGGCCGGACTCCTGCTGATCTTCGTCAGGATCGAACTGCGGAACATCCGCCCGATGCTCGACCTGAACCTGCTGCGCGACCGCCGTTTCCTCGCGGTCATCTGGATGGTCTTCGCGATGGGCTTCGGGTTCGTCGCCCCCGGCACCTACCTGCCGCTCTATCTCCGCTCGGTCGGCGGAGCCGGCCCTCTGGAGGCCGGTCTCAGCATCGCCCCGCTGGGCCTGCCGGTGCTGCTGGCGCCGGCGGCGGCGGGAATCCTCATCCGGAGGTTCTCGCTGCGCGCGCTGCTGACCGTCAGCCTGATCCTGATCGCCACCGGGGATCTGTGGCTGGTGACGCTGACCCCGGCGGGAGGCTGGGTCCAACTCGCGGGCCCGCTGTCCGTGCTGGGCCTCGGCGTCGGACTGGCCTTCGGCCTGATCGACAACGCGGCGGTCAGCGCCGCGCCGCCCGAGCAGGCCGGGATGGCCTCCGGGGTGTTCAACACCATGCGCCTGGCCGGTGAGGCGGTGGCGGTCAGCGTCACCGGAGCCCTGCTGATCAGCCTGACCCAGTCAGGCCTGGACGGCGACCGCGACCTCGCCAACCACCTGGCCGCCGGAGACCTGGCCGGAGCCCCATCGCAGGCCGTCGGCGTCTACACCGACTCCCTGCATCTGACCCTCCTCGTGATCTCCCTGTTCACGGCCGTCTCCGCGGCCGTCTTCCTCCTTCTCCACCGCCGGTCCCGCTGACCCCGTCCGCAGGGCCGTATCGGCCCCCGGCCCCGGCCGCCTGACCGCCGGAACCTCTCGACCCCCGCAGTTTCCGATCCCCGTAAAAGGAGAAACCCATGCCTTCCGTAACAGTGGGCACCACGTCCGTCGACTACCGGGTCAGCGGCTCGGGACCCGGCCTGGTGCTCGTCCACGGCACCGGCGCCGACGCCGACGGCAACTGGGCGCCGCTCGTCGAGGCGGTCGGGCACCGCTTCACCGTGGTGGCCGTCAACCTGCCCGGTGCCGGTGAGACCGCCGACCGGGGAGAGCCGCTGACCGTCGAGAACCTCGCCGACCAGGTGGCCGCGGCGGCGGCGGACGCCGGGCTGGCGGAGTACCACGTCGTCGGCCACTCCCTCGGCGCGGTCGTCGCCACGGCCGTGGCCGCACGCCATACCCCCGCGGTCCTGTCGCTGTTCGCCCACGCGGGATGGGTCACCAGCGGCCCTCGCGAGGTCTTCCAGTTCGACTACTGGGCGCGGCTGCTCCGTACCGACTCCGAGCTGCTCGCGCGGCTGCTCCAGCTCACCGCGATGGGCCCGGCCACCGCCGCGGCGCGCGGCGTCGACGACTTCGAGGACGCCACCGCCGGGTTCGCGGCGCTGCTCGACGAGCGGATCCTGCGGCAGATCGAGCTGGACGCCCGGGTGGACATCTCCCGGATGCTCCAGGAGATCACGGCCCCGACCATGGTCCTCGCCGGCACCCACGACCTGATCGTGCCCCCGCACCACCAGCGGGAGCTGGCCGACCGCGTTGCCGGCGCGGTCTACCGCGAGGTCGACGCCGGCCACGCCCTGCCCTTCGAGAACCCGGACCTGTTCGTGGCGGCCATCACGGAATGGCTGGGCACGTTCTGACGCGGAACGCGGGCATCAGGTCGGCGCGGCGACGCCTCCGGCGGCCAGGCCGGTGCCCGCGGACGGCGACGGCCATATCGGTCAACACATTCCTAACAACCTGATAGGCCGTTACCGCATTGAAGGCGGCTCTGTCCGGATGAAGTCAATACGAGGGGCACGCTGTCACTGTTCTGTCGGTCATACCGGCTACCGTTCTGATGACGTACGGCTCCCGCACATGGTGATGCCGTTCAGGACGGAGGGATGATCAGGTGAAGTTCCAGGTTAACCGTGATGTCCTGGCCGACGCGGTGGCCTGGGTCGCCCGGGTGCTGCCGAACCGTCCGGCCATTCCCGTGCTCTCCGGCCTGCTTCTGGAGGCCGGAGACGACCTCGTGCTGTCGGCCTTCGACTACGACGTCTCCGCTCGGGCCTCGGTCGAGGCGGAGGTGGCGGAGCCTGGCCGGGTGCTGATTCCGGGCCGGATCCTCGCGGAGATCACCCGGAGCCTGCCCACCCAGCCGGTGGAGATCGCTATCAGCGGCTCGGAGGCGGTGCTGACCTGTGGCAGCGCGGAGTTCGGCCTGTTCACCATGCCCGTGGAAGACTTTCCGACCCTGCCGGTAATGCCCCCGAAGATCGGCGCGGTCGGCGGCGGGATCTTCGCGAGCGCGGTCGGCCAGGTGGCGGCCGCGGCCAGCCGCGACGAGACGCTCCCCATGCTGACCGGCGTCCGGGTCGACGTCTCCGGCGAGTCCGTGACCATGGCCGCCACCGACCGTTACCGGATCGCGGCCAGGGAGTTCGACTGGCGTCCCGAGCAGCCCGAGGTCACGGCCGCGGCCATGGTGCCCGCCCGCGTGCTCGTGGAGGTGGCCAAGTCGTTGCGCGGCGGCGAGGTGTCGATGGCGCTGGGCGACGGTGTCGCGGGCTTCGAGAGCGTCGGCCGGAGCACCACGGTCCGCCTGCTCGACGAGCAGTTCATCGACTACCGCTCACGGCTGACCGACGACTGGCCGATCCGGGCAGACCTGCGGGTGGCCCCGTTCATCGAAGCGATCAACCGCGTCAAGCTGGTCGCCGAGCGCAACACCGCGATCCGGCTGTCGTTCAGCCAGGGCCAGGTGCTCATCCAGGCGGGCGGCGGCGACATCGGGCGCGGTGCCGAATCCCTGGAAGCCGAGCTGTCCGGTGACAGCATCCAGATCGCCTTCCAGTCCCAGTTCCTGCTGGACGGCCTGACCGGGATCGACACCGAATACGTCCGGCTCAACATGCAGTCTCCGAGCCGTCCGGCTCTCATCACCGAGGTTCCCGGCGACGCCGACCCCGCCTTCCGTTATCTGGTGATGTCTTTGCGCCTCAGTTGAGAGATCGCATGAGAGAAGGGCTCCACCCCGCCGGCAGGGGTGGAGCCCTTCTCTCATGCGGAAGAGAGCGGAGTCAGGAGGAGAGTTCCTGGACCTCGGTCAGGGCGATCAGGATGTGCTCCATGCACGCGTGGCCGGCGCGTTCGGCGGCGGACACGTCGCCGGCGGCGATGGCGCGAGCGATGGCTTCGTGGGGGATGTAGGTGCTGTTGAGCGAGGTGCCCGCAGCGGTGATGCTGGCCCGCAGGGCGGCCGAGAAGTCCTCGTAGAGGTCGATCAGCACCAGATTGTGGGTGGCCTGGACAACCGCGACGTGGAAGGCGAGGTCGGCCTCGACGAACGCATTGGGTTCGCCGATCTCCCAGGCCCGCTCCCGTTCGGCCAGGGCGGCCTCGATCCGGGCGATGTCGGCATCACTCCGCCTCGTCGCGGCCAGGCGGGCAGCCTCCACCTCCAGCGCGCGCCGTACTTCCAGGATCTCCAACTGCTCGGCGGCGCGCAGCCGCCGCAGCATGGCTCCCGACAGCTCGCTCGTGGCGCGGACGTAGGTGCCATCGCCCTGGCGGC
Above is a genomic segment from Streptosporangium album containing:
- a CDS encoding MFS transporter, with translation MTLSQQVGHRPGITLAAVAVAGTMLPISVMAPALALSALGRELSAGLVGQQWVLHGYNVAFAACMLPAGALADRFGRRRVFTLGTLLFALASLVCAAAQTILVMDLARVVQGAAATGVLTAGSAVLAATFEGKSRARAFGVLGTAFGAGIAFGPIVGGGLLALGGWRAVFLSNVVVGVAVVALGVPHLRESRDPGATRFDRAGALTFTGALALFTLATVEGPQLGWMDGGVLAMFAGAAGLLLIFVRIELRNIRPMLDLNLLRDRRFLAVIWMVFAMGFGFVAPGTYLPLYLRSVGGAGPLEAGLSIAPLGLPVLLAPAAAGILIRRFSLRALLTVSLILIATGDLWLVTLTPAGGWVQLAGPLSVLGLGVGLAFGLIDNAAVSAAPPEQAGMASGVFNTMRLAGEAVAVSVTGALLISLTQSGLDGDRDLANHLAAGDLAGAPSQAVGVYTDSLHLTLLVISLFTAVSAAVFLLLHRRSR
- the dnaN gene encoding DNA polymerase III subunit beta, whose protein sequence is MKFQVNRDVLADAVAWVARVLPNRPAIPVLSGLLLEAGDDLVLSAFDYDVSARASVEAEVAEPGRVLIPGRILAEITRSLPTQPVEIAISGSEAVLTCGSAEFGLFTMPVEDFPTLPVMPPKIGAVGGGIFASAVGQVAAAASRDETLPMLTGVRVDVSGESVTMAATDRYRIAAREFDWRPEQPEVTAAAMVPARVLVEVAKSLRGGEVSMALGDGVAGFESVGRSTTVRLLDEQFIDYRSRLTDDWPIRADLRVAPFIEAINRVKLVAERNTAIRLSFSQGQVLIQAGGGDIGRGAESLEAELSGDSIQIAFQSQFLLDGLTGIDTEYVRLNMQSPSRPALITEVPGDADPAFRYLVMSLRLS
- a CDS encoding MarR family winged helix-turn-helix transcriptional regulator, with amino-acid sequence MGMPPEERLGSHVKRAEQELMALKHVVLKPSGLTVPQYQALYFLGGSPGMSAAALARACLVTPQTMATILGNLENKGLVERTAHPWHRNVLETRLTEKGRIVLEEADASASAVERMLSETFTTEERAQLVSLLGRFSDNLHAQARDFPGGCKAMAPFGRE
- a CDS encoding ABC transporter ATP-binding protein; its protein translation is MKVIEVSNLRKRYRDQLVVDDVSFTVEEGEIFGVLGPNGAGKTTTVECVAGLRTPDSGTVKVLGGLSGIQLKEQLGVQLQSSAMPAKIKVWEALDLYASFYRAPADWGALLERVGLAGKRDAPYGKLSGGQQQRLSIALALIGNPRVAILDELTTGLDPQARRDTWELIEQVRADGVTVVLVTHFMEEAERLCDRLAVIDSGRVVAVDSPSGLISQVDRRQRVRFRPSAAFDDAVLSALPEVEGVSRDGGRIEVTGTGNLLLAVTTALAEAGVVPGDLRVEQATLDDAFLALTGKKISA
- a CDS encoding SMP-30/gluconolactonase/LRE family protein translates to METIEARFETLDDRFKACRGDDRLERLHTGCRWAEGPVYFPAGRFLAWSDIPNDRMLRWDEMTGTVGPFRQPAGYTNGHTVDREGRLVSCEQGNRRVTRTEHDGSITVIADRWEGRRLNSPNDVAVRSDGSIWFTDPSYGIDTDYEGHRAQSEIGACHVYRVDPVTGEVRIVADGFVRPNGLAFSPDESTLYIVDTRVNHIRAFGVNEDGTLSGGEVLATCTSGAFDGIRLDTDGRIWAAAGDGVHCFDPDGTLIGKIHVPETVSNICFGGLKRNQLFITATTSVYTIMLTVNGATRPA
- a CDS encoding ABC transporter permease; this translates as MNKMILTEAKLFLREPGGPIFAILLPLALLLGLGSIPGFQEADPGLGGQRVIDTQLPGMMVILSVVTMALTGLPAVLVGYRESGVLRRMSTTPVGPVRLLVAQVVNNVAVAVVATALLVGLGNLVLGIALPGNPLAFAGVFVLGSASMFGLGLLIAAVAPNAKAAPGIGSLLMFPLLFLAGMWIPRELLPDLARQIGDFLPMAPFAQALRDTWAGHAPQPLHLVVMAVTVLVAGALAARLFRWE
- a CDS encoding FadR/GntR family transcriptional regulator, with translation MSLRTAQRASLVDQVIDQLKEQITSNSWQMHAKIPTETVLAEQLGVGRNTVREAVRALTHAGLLECRQGDGTYVRATSELSGAMLRRLRAAEQLEILEVRRALEVEAARLAATRRSDADIARIEAALAERERAWEIGEPNAFVEADLAFHVAVVQATHNLVLIDLYEDFSAALRASITAAGTSLNSTYIPHEAIARAIAAGDVSAAERAGHACMEHILIALTEVQELSS
- a CDS encoding sensor histidine kinase, with the translated sequence MRRHVVTIGRALALGGLALTDVFLIGLILVTAVLTGLGMVFFFTPVVRLVRLRTTVVRRVNGRWLGVETAPSYLPPPPPPHRQPDGWYRHDRQLYKTPWWPAWNNRWKWMFTDPATWRDVLWLSLNPIVGGSLLLLPLAGVGYGLAMPWYWAPQTAPLGVAVAVAGVAATPWLLRFYGWWNHLWLSPTAKSILAGRIQRLDQVRLEAVDSQASELRRIERDLHDGAQARLVAMGMTLGAVEELMDSDPAAAKALLAKVREASSMALTELRDLVRGIHPPVLAERGLGDAVRALALDSPLKVTVTVDLKDRPESPVESAAYFSISELLTNAVRHGGADRVWIDISTQGRALRVTVTDDGSGGADPARGSGLRGIERRLAAFDGVLALSSPPAGPTTATIDLPHMSGWGAALPEQPPLSGWRLVVVGLGWGLGWLPLFPQGLVAMVLKIVGFEDKSWFLALHLPEPWQWPVIIFNIVLGLAMYGTALAIPAARSRRQLMAGAGPSCLGLGR
- a CDS encoding response regulator; the protein is MSQRVVIAEDLYLLRDGLVHLLQAHGFEVAAAVESGPELLRALMDERPDVAVVDVRLPPTFTDEGLQAALAARRAVPGLPVLVLSQHVEQLYARELLADGSGAIGYLLKDRVFNAEQFIDAVRRVAAGGTAMDPEVIAKLLASTARHEPLGALTPREREVLELMAEGRSNAAISQRLFLSESAVGKHTASIFGKLDLAPSDDDNRRVLAVLTYLNAARSQP
- a CDS encoding alpha/beta fold hydrolase; translation: MPSVTVGTTSVDYRVSGSGPGLVLVHGTGADADGNWAPLVEAVGHRFTVVAVNLPGAGETADRGEPLTVENLADQVAAAAADAGLAEYHVVGHSLGAVVATAVAARHTPAVLSLFAHAGWVTSGPREVFQFDYWARLLRTDSELLARLLQLTAMGPATAAARGVDDFEDATAGFAALLDERILRQIELDARVDISRMLQEITAPTMVLAGTHDLIVPPHHQRELADRVAGAVYREVDAGHALPFENPDLFVAAITEWLGTF